TATGAAACCACGCAACGACCAGTTATATCTGTCAATGAGGTAATTCATCCAGTTCTCCGTTGTTCTGAAAAAGCGCTTGTGTTTCTTTGTTGGGCGGAGCATCCTGGAACTCATCATCGGTGTCAGGGTTAGTGAGACAAGGGCCGAAACTAGTACCGCACCGGCCACCACAATCCCGAATTCCCTGAATAATCGTCCCGTGAGACCACTAAGGAAGATGATCGGCAGAAACACTGCGGCCAAAGTGATGGTGGTTGAAATGATCGCAAAATATATTTCTTTGGAGCCTCTGTGCCCGGCTTCTACGGGATCCAGGCCTGTCTCGACTTTATGGAAGATATTTTCAAGCACAACAATGGCGTCATCCACAACCAATCCGGTTGCCAGGACAATTCCGAGCAAAGTGAGGATATTGATCGAAAAGCCGGCGATATACATGATAAAAAATGCACTGATGAGGGAGATTGGGATGGCAATAACCGGGATTATAGTCGTTCGCCAGTTGCGAAGAAAAACAAAAATTACAAGTACTACCAGGCTAAAAGCGATCAGTATTGTTTCTTCCACCTCCGTGATGGCCTTACGAATGCTGGTGGTTGTGTCAATGGCATAACCCAGTTTTATATCCGGGGGCAGGTCGATACTGATTTGTTCAACTCTTTTATATACTTCATCGGCAATGCTGATCTGGTTGGCCCCGGGTTGCGGGGTTACTACGACACCCACCATGGGTAAGCCTCCATTGCCACGCAGGATGGCTTTCTCATTTTCAGGAAGTAATTTGGCTTCCCCTACGTCCTGCAACCGGATCAGTATACCATCCGAATCGCGGATGATCATACGGTTAAACTCTTCAGCAGTGGTGAGGCGTCCCTTGGCACGTATGGCTAACTCTGTCCCGTAGCCTTCAATAGCCCCGGTGGGTAATTCAACATTTTCACGGTTGAGGGCAAGGCGTACATCCCCGGGTGTCAGGCCGTAAGCGGCAAGTTTTGCAGGATCAAGCAGCAGTTTGATGGAATATTTCTTCTCACCCCAGATCCTTACCTCACTAACTCCTTTGATGGTCTGCAAGCGCTCTTTGAATACATTGATGGCAAAGTCGGTAAGATCCATAAGGTCGCGGCTGGAACTTTGTATGGTCAGAGCCACAACCGGAGTGGCATCGGCATCAGACTTGGTAACAATCGGAGGATCGGTATCTGCCGGCAGATTGCGGATGGCACGGGAAACACGGTCGCGTACATCATTGGCAGCCGCCTCCATGTCAGTGCCTATCTCAAACTCTACGGTGATGGTACTCCTGCCGTCGCGACTTACAGAAGTGAGGGAACGGATGCCCGCAATACCATTTATGGATTCCTCCAAAGGCTCCGTGATCTGCGACTCCATCACATCGGCATTTGCCCCCACATAACTTGTGGATACCGTTACAACCGGTGGATCAACACTGGGATATTCCCTTACGCCGAGGAAAGTGAATCCGATAATCCCAAATAAAACCAGTACAATGGAGATCACAGTCGCTAATACCGGACGTTCTATGCTGACAGATGCTATATTCATTGTGCTGGTTGCATGGAATTGTTTACGGGTAAAATATTTACCTGGATGGGCATGTTTTCCCTGATCTGCAAAAGACCGGTCGTGATCACCGTATCCCCGGCCATCACCCCCTGTACGATCTCAACCTCTCTTTCCGTCCTCATCCCGCTTTTTACATAAACCGGTCTTACATGACCGTTTTTGGCAAGGAATATCTTCTCTCCCCGTATGTCGGGGATGATGGCCTCACTCGGGACTAACAACGCATCAGGGATATTCGCCAGAAAAACCTCTACCCGCGCAAATGCTCCGGGCACAAGCATAAATTTTCCGTTGCTGCAATAGGCCCTGACCGTGAATGTCCTTGTGCCCTGATTAATACGGGAATCAACAGCGTATACTTTCCCGCTGAAGATACTGTCAATGCCTACCAGCTCAAATCGTATCAAGGTACCCTTGTCTATCCTGCCCTGATATTTCTCCTGAACGGCAAACTCTACCCTTACCGGGTCATAATCCTGAAGGTGAGTGATCAGGGTGGCAGGGGAAACATAAGCACCCGGACTGACCATTCTTAGTCCTACTTTACCGCTGAATGGAGCTGTAATATTGCACTTGGCAATCTGAGATCTGAGGAGTTCAATCTCTGCTTCTATGATTCCTAACTGATTTACAGCTACATCGTATTCTTCCTGGCTTACCGCATTCATTTCCAGGAGTTTGGTTTTTCTGAAAACATCATCTTCAGCAAGCTTCTTCTCAAGCTCAAGCTTTTTCAGCTGAGCCTGAAGCTCACTGTCATTTATCCTTACCAGGAGGTCGCCTTTGTTTACCCGGCTGTCTTCTGAAAAATTGATTGAGGTTATCCTTCCGGATATCTCCGTCCTTATGTCAACTTCCTCATTGGCAAGGATGGTTCCTGTTACGCGTAACTTTTCTTCAAGTTCCCGCGGATGCAATACAATCCCGTCAACGACAAGCATTGTTGTATTCCTTAAAGCCGATCCCTGTTCTCTTTCACCACAGGAAAAAAACAAAGGGAATAATAATAGGAAATATAAACCT
This genomic stretch from Bacteroidota bacterium harbors:
- a CDS encoding efflux RND transporter permease subunit: MNIASVSIERPVLATVISIVLVLFGIIGFTFLGVREYPSVDPPVVTVSTSYVGANADVMESQITEPLEESINGIAGIRSLTSVSRDGRSTITVEFEIGTDMEAAANDVRDRVSRAIRNLPADTDPPIVTKSDADATPVVALTIQSSSRDLMDLTDFAINVFKERLQTIKGVSEVRIWGEKKYSIKLLLDPAKLAAYGLTPGDVRLALNRENVELPTGAIEGYGTELAIRAKGRLTTAEEFNRMIIRDSDGILIRLQDVGEAKLLPENEKAILRGNGGLPMVGVVVTPQPGANQISIADEVYKRVEQISIDLPPDIKLGYAIDTTTSIRKAITEVEETILIAFSLVVLVIFVFLRNWRTTIIPVIAIPISLISAFFIMYIAGFSINILTLLGIVLATGLVVDDAIVVLENIFHKVETGLDPVEAGHRGSKEIYFAIISTTITLAAVFLPIIFLSGLTGRLFREFGIVVAGAVLVSALVSLTLTPMMSSRMLRPTKKHKRFFRTTENWMNYLIDRYNWSLRGFIQRRWLSLVIIAIALTMILGFGSMIPSELAPLEDKSRLSVFSTAPEGVSFELMDDYMKELIAIADTIPEKQAILAVTSPGFGASGSINSGFLRISLSDPAMRDRTQQQIADMLSGVVSKYNFARSYVIQEQTIGGSRGFGLPVQFVIQAPNFDRLREVLPGFMEEVQQSDKFQVSDLNLKFNKPELAVEIDRDRARTLGVNVRDVAETLQFYFSGQRFGYFILNNKQYQVIGQANRTNRDNPLDLSSIYVRSNTGKMIQLDNLVKLSNQINPPQLYRYNRYVSATVSALPAQGVTLGQGIEEMRRISSETLDDTFSSALAGTSKEYEDSSSSLLFAFLLALVLIYLVLAAQFESYRDPLIIMFTVPLALAGALLSLWMFGQTINIFSQIGVIVLIGIVTKNGILIVEFANQRKAAGLDLKEAVIDAATRRLRPILMTSLATALGALPIAMALGAASKSRIPMGITIIGGLIFSLILTLYVIPALYTYLSGKRMRKSLARKEISS
- a CDS encoding efflux RND transporter periplasmic adaptor subunit; the protein is MFKNKNLILKNKGLYFLLLFPLFFSCGEREQGSALRNTTMLVVDGIVLHPRELEEKLRVTGTILANEEVDIRTEISGRITSINFSEDSRVNKGDLLVRINDSELQAQLKKLELEKKLAEDDVFRKTKLLEMNAVSQEEYDVAVNQLGIIEAEIELLRSQIAKCNITAPFSGKVGLRMVSPGAYVSPATLITHLQDYDPVRVEFAVQEKYQGRIDKGTLIRFELVGIDSIFSGKVYAVDSRINQGTRTFTVRAYCSNGKFMLVPGAFARVEVFLANIPDALLVPSEAIIPDIRGEKIFLAKNGHVRPVYVKSGMRTEREVEIVQGVMAGDTVITTGLLQIRENMPIQVNILPVNNSMQPAQ